The sequence CGCTCGCACGGACACTGCGCCAATCGTCACGTCGTCGGTGGGGCGAGTCAGCAGAAAAACGCTGGCGCCGGCCCCCGCGAGGACGGCGCCTCCCACAATGTAGGTCCAGGGAGAGCGAAAGAATCCCACGGGCTCTTTCTTCGGGGGTGGCTTGGCCTTGGCCACGACCGGTGGTGGCGGGACCGGCTTGGTGCCGCTGACCTCGACGCGGCTCGCGGCCGACGCGAGGCGGTTGTCGTGGCTGTCGAGCGCGTCGACGCGCACCACGAGCGTGCTCCCGGGGAGCACCGCCTTCGCGGGGATCTCGAACTCGACGGCCTGCGCGGACTTCGCGGAAAAGTACAGCTCGCGCCCGGTGGAGCCGTCTTTCGCCGAGAGGCCCACGCGGGTGAGCACGCGGGCGTGGTTGTCGTCGACCTTCGCGCGAACCGTGAAGGCTTCCCCGGGCTTGGCGCGCGACGGGCAGCTCAGGCCGAGCACGAGCGAGCCGACCGAGGCCATGTCCTTCTTGGCCGTGTCGGCGAGCGTGACCGCGCGCGGGCCGCCCTCCGCGGGGACGTCGAAGGCGTCGTCAATCACCGCCGCGGCGCGGTAGGCCGTGAGCGCTTGGTCCTTGCGGCCGAGGAGGAGCCGCGCGGTGCCGAGCCGAACGTACGACTCGAGCACCTCGTCGGGGGCGAGCCCTCCCTTCGCGATGCCCTCTCGGTAAAACACCTCAGCCGTGGCCATGTCACCCGAAGCCCACGCGGCTTTGGCCTTCTTGTAGGAGGGCGCCCCGTGGGTCTTGGGCGGCTCGGTCTCGGTGGGGCGCTCACCCGTGGGCGCGGGCGCGGGCTCGTCCTCGGCCGCCCAGCACGGGGCCGCGGCCGTGAGCCCAAGCGCCACGGCGCACGCTATCCAGCGACTCTGCACCCGAGGCGACACTGGACACACGGTATCGGCCTGGCCATCGCCGCGCAAGCGCTCGTGGCCGTGCGCGCGCTGCTGGTCCTCGCTCCTGGCGTCATCGGGGGCGGGGCGACTAAGGGAACTGCTGCGACGGACGCGAGCGCCGGTACAGAAAGTCGAACGTGCCGCGGAGGTGCCCACGGCAGCGCGGAGGCGCCAGCGTCACCGGGTCGATCTCGCGCGGATTGGCCAGGTACACGTCGAAGCAACCACGGGTCCGCCGGGCCTCGGCGTCGAGGGTGGTGGTGTCGCCGCGGAAGATCGAGTGGAAGACGATGCGGCTCTTCCCGTCGCCCCGGGCGCCGGGCACCGGATTGGCGCACGCGGGGTCCTGCCCCTCGTCGGCCGCGTCGCAGCCGCCGGCGGCGGTGTCCGGGGCGAAGCTCACCTCGCGCACCGCGTGGAGCGTGGTGGTCTGTGTCTTGCAGCTCTTCTGGAGGTACAGCGAGAGATGCACGATGCCCGGATCGGCCTCCGGCTTGACGGGGACGCCGGGGGCGGTCACCTCCGGTGGGAGCGTCACGAGGAGCTTCGCGCCGAGCGCCTTCTGGACCCGCGTGAGGTCCTCGACGACGAGCGAAATGCCGTCGCTGAACGTCTGGTTGTCGCTGCTCCGCTGGATCCGAAACATCGCGCTGTCCCGGTAGGGGGCCGTGCCGAAGAAGTCGGGGGCGAGATCGAACGGGCCCTGCCAGCACGGCGGAGAGTCGAGCCCGCCGCGCGCCGTGCCCTCGCCTTCGGGGCTCGTGCAGCCCTGCGTCGGCGTCGCGAGCGCCACCGCGAGCGCGCCGAGCGCCGCCGCGCTCCAGCGGCGGCGAGCGCCCACAAGGCGGGACGAGGGGCCGGTCATGCCGTGGCCCGCGCCGCGGCGACGTCGACGATCACGCCGCCCCCGACGACGGCGTCGCCCTCGTAGAGCACCGCCACCTGCCCGCGCACCGCCGCCCTCACGGGGAAGGAGAAGACCACACGGGCGCCCCCTCGGGAAGGCTCAACCCACGCCTCGGCGCCCTCGTGCCGGTAGCGCACGCGCGCGCGGCAGGCGAGGGGCAGCGAGGCCCCCTCGGCGAGGTGGAGGTCCTGCAGCGCGACCTCGCTCGTGAGGAGCCCCGCTTCGCCGCCGACCACGACCTGGCCGGTGTCGGGCTCGATGCGCGTCACGAACGCGGGGTGCCCGAGCGCCACCCCGAGGCCCCGCCGCTGGCCGATCGTGAAGCGGTGGATCCCCGCGTGCGAGCCGACGACGCGGCCGAGCTCGTCCACGATCGGGCCCGGGCGCACCCGCCCAGGCGCCGCCCGGCGCTCCACGAAATCGCCGTAGGCACCCGCGCCCTGGCCCACGAAGCAGAGCTCTTGGCTCTCCCCCTTTTCGGCCCCGGGCAGATCGCGCGCCACAGCCTCGGCGCGGACGTCGGGCTTCAGGCTCTCGCCGAGCGGAAAGAGCAGCTGCCCGACCAGTGCGGGCGGCGTGGCGTACAAAAAATAACTCTGATCTTTTTGCTTATCGCGCGCCTCACGGATGCGCGGCGCGCCGCTCGCGGACGCGCCGAGCCGCGCGTAGTGCCCGGTCGCGACGCGCGACGCGCCGAGCGTGCGCGCGATGCTCATGAGCTCGCCGAGCTTCACGGTGCGGTTGCACGCGGTGCACGGGCTCGGGGTCTGCCCCTCCAGGTAGGCCTTCACGAACGGCCCGACGACCCGCGCCGAGAAGAGCTCGCGCCGGTCAAACGTGTAGTGAGGGAAGCCGAGCGCGTCGGCGGTGCGCCGAGCGTCGTACTGGTCCTCCGGCGCGCAGCAACGCCCGTGTCCGCCGCGCGCGGAGGGATCGTCGGGGTAGTCCCACAGGTGGAGCGTGACGCCGACCACGTCGTAGCCCTCGTCGACCAGGCGCGCCGCCGCGACGCCGGAGTCGACCCCGCCGCTCATCGCTACAAGCACTCGCTCGCGCCGGCTCATGGTCCGGCACCTCCTAGCACGCGGCGCCCCGCAGAGCCGCGCCGCGGTCGCTCTAGCAGCCCGTTGATCAACGGACCGAGCCCGCGCGTCGTCCGCGCGGCATCGGGCAAGGCGCGATCCGAGGAGCCCGCGGAGCCTGCTTTTGCAGGTGAGCAGGCACCGGAGGATCGCAACGCAGCCCGTGCCGATGCGGCGGCGCGGGGGCGACGGGAGTTTATCAACGGGCTGCTACTACTAGTCTCCTGGAAGCGTGATCCCTTCCAGAAGTCGCGCGGCTCGGCCTTTCGCCACAAGGGAGCGAGGGGGTGTCCCGTTTTCGGCGGCGGTGGGAGGATACTCATGTTCGAGGTCGGCGTTCTCGCGCGGTCACACCCGAAACCACTGTCCCCTGAGCGCAAAGCGCCGCCTCCACCGCGCGGAACGACGTCCGAGTCGAGGACGGGCCCGCCGTCGCCGAAAACGGGGCCCCCCCTCGCTCCTCGGAATGACACCGAAGACCGGACTTCTGATACGAACCACGACTCCAGGGGACTAGGAGGGGCCCTCGCGGACCTGCTTCGCCAGCGCCTCGATCGTGCGGGCGAGCACGCGGCAGACCCAGGACTTGTGGAGGCCGAGCCGCGCACCGACCTCGTCGAGCGAGAGATCCTCGAAGTAGTGCAGGCGCAGAGCCTCACGCTCGACCTCCGGGCGGGTCGCCACGAGCGCCTCGATCTGCCGGAGCAGGACGGCGCGCTCGGCGCCTTGTTCCGGATCGGTGTCCTCGACGTCGTCGAGCGCGTCGCCGCCGCTCGCGGTCAGGAACCCGAGCGCCATCGCGAACGCGGACGCCTCGAGGCGCTGCGCGAGGAGGGCGTCGGCGCGCTCGGGCGTCGCGGGGCCGGCGGGGCCCTCCTCGGCCTGCGCCTCTGCCTGTGTCTGCGCGCGCTCGAAGGCGCGGAGGCGCGCGTACGCGGGCCGAGAGAGGGTGGAGATGCGGCGCATGTGGTCGAGCATGGCGCCGCGGATGCGGTAGCTCGCGAAGGAGCGAAACGGCACCCCGTGAGCCGGATCGTACGCGCGCGCGGCGGCGAGCAGCCCCTCGCGGCCCGCCGACCGGAGCTCGTCGAGGTCGGCGCGCCCGGCCGCGCGCTTCAGCGAGCGCGCGACGATCTCGACGAGCTCGAGCGTGGCGGTGAGGCGCGCGAGGACCTCGGGCGAGTCGGCGGGGCGGGGCTCGGTGGGCACGGCTACCTCGGGACGATACGCGAGCATCGCGCGGGTCGGCCAGCGTCGAGCTGAAGTTTTCGGAGTGACGGGGCCTGTTAACCCCGCGGCCCAAAGGTGCTACGCAAGGGCCGTGGACTACAGCGCGGGGTCTCTCTCTCGTCGCCGCTCGGCGCGATCCTCAAGGGGCAGCCGTGGAGCGGCCTGAGCTCGACGGCCGGTGCGGCAGCTGCGCGCGGTTCGTGCGCGTCGTCGAGGAAATCGACGGCTTCGGGGAAGTGCGGCGGCACGGCGAGTGTCTGCTCGAGGCCTGGCCCGCGCCTCTCTACGAGACCTCCACCTGCAACCAGTACGTGAAGCGCGGCACGTTCGTCGCCAAAGCTCGGCGCCCCGAGCCCACGCGACGAGGCTCGTCCGACCGCGACCGCTCGTCACCGCGCGCTGTTTCGCGCGCTGTCTCGTCGCCGGCGCCGTCGCCGGCGCTGTCGCCCGCCTTGCCCGAGGAGCTGCTTGACATGGACGTCGAAGAATTTCGCAAGGTCCTGCGTGAGGTGATTCAGGAAGAGCTCGCGGTCTCGCCCGTGGAGCTCGGAGGTCGCTGGCAGGGCGGTGAGCTCGTGCTCCTGCCTGGCAACAAGGACACGGCCGAGAAGCGCGTGCCACTGGAGGCCTTCTTCCGAAAGATCGTGTCGATCCGCGACAAGCTGCGCGTGCTCGAGCAGAAGCTGAACGCCCACTCGGGCTTGGCCGACGACGAGAAGGTTCAGCTCCAGCAGTACGTCACGCAGTGCTACGGCACCCTCACGACCTTCAACGTCTTGTTCGCCGACAAGCGCGATCACTTCGTCGGCCAGAAGAGCGACTGAGCCGTGGCGGTGCGCGCCCCAGGAGGACTCGACGCCCGCTCGGTTGGCCGGCCCTGCGCTCGTCCCCGCGCTCGTGGGCGCGTGCGTGCGCGCCGAGCCCGAGCCTCGCGCGCCGGTCGAAGTGGAAGAGCGCGGGACCGAGCCGGTCGCGCCGTTCGTCTTCGACTCGCTCGACGCGCGCCCCGTCGCGCGTGACGCGCTCCGCGGGAAGCCAGCCGTGCTCGTGTTCGTGACCACGTGGGACATCGCGAGCCAGGCCCAAGTGGGGTTCCTCGTCCACATGGCCGCGCGCGACGGCGACGCGGTCACGTACGCGCTCGTGGCGCTCCACGAGCGGCACGAGCGTGAGCTCGTCGAGGCGTACGCCCGCACGCTGAAGGTCACGTTCCCGGTGGCGCTCGGCGACGCGGACTCGCGCGTTGGGCGGGGCCCCCTCGGCGACGTGCACCAGATCCCCACGGTGCTCGTGCTCGACGCCGCGGGTCGCCTGGTGAAGCGCCACGTCGGGCTCACGAAGAGCGACGCGCTCCGCGCTTCGGTGGAGCTCGCGAAGCGCGCGCCCGCGCCGACAGGACGCTGAGCCGGAGGGCGCCGCGACTTGACGTGGGCTACTTGGGCTGGGTCGGCGCCGCGGTGGTGGAGCCCGCGCCGAAGAACGAGAGATCGGCGGGGCGCGACGGGATCATGATCTCGTTGAGCGTGAGGGCGCCGCCCTTGATCTCCACCTGGAAGAGCGTGCCCGCCTTGGTGAAGCCGTAGACGGACCCCGCCCAGAACGCCACGCCGAAGACGTCCGTGCGGGCGTTCAGGGCGCCCCAGTTCTTGGTGATGGCGCCGGTCTTCGGGTCGATCTCCACGAGGCAGTCGGATGCCGCGCACTGACCGCTCGCGCCCGTGCTCTTCACGGTGAGGTAGGTCGGGCCGCCGATCACCGAGACGATGTCGCCGCTCGAGCGGAGCTGGGCGTTCCCGAGCTGGCCGATGGTGGTGATCTTGCCGGTCGCAGGATCGATGCGGACGTACTCGTCCCCGACGTAGCCAACGAGCGCCTCGGCGGCGGGGTCGAGCGTGCCCTTCGGGACGAACGAGAGCGAGTTCGGGAAGTCCTTCCCGGTGGCGCCGGTGATCCGCGTGCAGCGGGCCGTGGCCTTGTCGATGCGAAAGAGCCCGGTGTACGTGGTGCCGTACATGTTCGAGGCCTCGTCGAGCGCGATGTCGATGATCTGCTCGGTCGCCTCGTTGCAGCCCGAGAACGGGCCGATCACCTGCACCGACTTGTTGTCGGGATCCAGGCGGTAGAGCACCTTGCCGGAGTGGCCGAACACCTCGCTCGGTCCCACGGGCTTCGGGGCGTCGAGCGACGCGTCGGTGAACGACGGGGGCTTGGGGCCGCCGTCGGTGGGGAGCGAGCTGCCCGCCTCGCCCGCGTCGACGGGGTCGTCGAACGTGCCGCGCGGCGTGGAGCTGCAGGCGGCGAGGGCGGCGAGGGCGGCGGGGAGGAGGGTGGCGAAGAACAAGGAGGAAGAAAAGCGCACGATTCCGCTTTCCTAGCACCCCACGCGACGGCGTGCCCGCCCGCCTTGTGCGCCTAGTCGCTTTTTTCGCCGACCGACAGCTCACGGACGAGGTCCGGCTTCACGACCTTCCCGAGGGGATTTCGCGGGAGCGCCGCCATCACATGGACGTCCTTGGGCACCTTGTAGGGGGCGAGGCGTTCTCTGCAAAATGCACGCAACTCGTGAGGGGCCGGTGGGGCGCCCGGCCCCTCGCGCAGGAGGACGCACGCGACCACGCGCTCGCCCCAGGCCTCGTCCGGCAAGCCGACGACCGCCACGTCGAGGACGCGCGGGTGCTCGCGCAGCGTCTCCTCGATCTCGAGGGCGCTCAGCTTGTAGCCGCCGCTCTTCAGGATGTCGACGCTCGTGCGCCCGAGGATCTTGAAGGCGAGCGGGGCGCCGCCGGCGTCGACGATGCGCGTGACCGTGTCGCCCGTGCGGAACCACGGGGGCCCGCCGTCCGCCGCGGGCACGAACGCGGCGGAGGTCTCGGCCGGGCGCTCGAAGTAGCCGCGGAAGACGCTCGGGCCGCGAACGAGCAGCTCGCCCACCTCGGTGTCGGCGCCGGCCTCGTCGACGACGCGTGTCTCGACGGTGGGGAGCGGGAGCCCGACGCAGCCGGGACGCCGCTCGCCCTCGAGCGGGTTCGTGAGCCCGACGCCGATCTCGGTCATTCCGAAGCGCTCGAGCGGGTACGACCCCGACCGCGCGCGGAAGAACTCACCGAGCGACGTCGGCAGGGCCGCGCTCCCGCTCGTCGCGAGCCGCAGGTGCCTCGCGGCTGAGGACCAGCGCGCGCGCGTCTCCGTGTCGGCCGCGTCGAACGCGACCTGGAGCCGCTGGTACATGCTCGGCACGCCCATGAAGACCGTGGCGTCGGCCATCGCGTCCCACACGCGAGGCGCGTCGAACGGGAGAAAGCGCGTGCAAGCTCCGCTCCCGAGGGAGGTGAGGAGCGCGATCGCGAGCCCGTGCATGTGGTGCAGCGGCAGCGTGTGCAGCAGGAGATCGTCCGGCGAGAAGCCCCACGCGCGGCCGACGAGGGTCTGCTGGGTGGCCAGGTTCTCGTGCGTGAGGACGGCGCCCTTGGGACGCCCCGTGGTGCCGCTCGTGTAGAGCTGGAGGGCAGGGGAGTCGGGAGACGAAGGCGCGGGGTCGAGGGCGACGGAGCCACTCGGCGCGTCGCTCGCGACCTCGCGCGTGAGCAGGAGGCGCCGGCCCTCGGCCAGCTCGGCCGCGAGCGGCGCGAGATCGGGCGACGCGATGAGCGTGCCCACGTGCGCGTCCTCGCAGAAGTAGCGGCGCTCGCGCGTGGGATAGAGCGGCGTCAGCACCACGCCGGTGCCGCCCGCCAACAGCACCCCGACCAGCGCCTCGACGAAGGGCGCGCCGGGCGAGACGAGCAGCCCGACGCGCTCGCCCTCGAGGGACCTGCGCGCGCCGCCCGGGTCCTCACGCAGCGCGCTCGCGATCAGTCGCGCGCCGTGCCCGAGCGCGGCGTACGTGTGGACCGCCCCGGCGGCGTCGATGACAGCCGGGCGCGGGGAGCTGGCGAGCGCGAGCCATCGCTCGACGAGGGGAGAGTGCATGCCTCTCGTATGGCAAACCGCGCGGCGCGCGACGAGTGAAAACGCGCTGGCGACACGAGGGCTAGGAGGGCCTGTCCCTGAGCCCGTAAACATGCCCGTGCCCGTGCCCGACTTCTTGCACCAGCCCGATTTCTACGGAACGGAGCGTGGCGCGTGCGCAGCTGAAGGACGTGGACGGCGCCATCCTTCAGATGGAACACAGGATCGATGCCATGGAACGACCGCAGAGTACCTCACGGTCCAGCCACGACGGCACCTCTCGGACGCCACGCTCACGGGGAAGATGCCCTTCTCCTGATGGAGGGTGGTCTCACCTCTCCGTCGGTTCCATCTCGTGCGCGGACCTCGACAAGCCAGGAGGTGTGGATAGGCTTGGGTTGACCTTCACCAGCCAAGAGAGGTGTCCTATGAAGAAGCGCGTTCGTGTCCCCGTGCGGGTTCGTATTCGTCTCCGACCGACCGACTGCCGATTCTGCGGTGGTCTTTGCGGCGAGAGCGGCTGCGGCTGCAAGAAGTAGCGCCTGCCTCGGCTCGGTCGGGCTCGCCGGCGAAGGAGGGCCCGACCTTTTCTGTGCGCACGCGCCTCAGCGCACGGGGGCGGGCGCGACCTTCTTGGTGGGCGGGCTGGGCTTTGCGCCGGCGTCGGCGCCGGGCCCGGCGAGCGTGAGGTCGACACGGAGGACGACGTTCGGGGCGATCTGCACCTCCTTCGCGCTGTCTCCCGAGAACGCGGGGTGCGCGACGTTGACCGTCGCCTTCCCCACGGGGATGCCGTCGATGCGGTAGTGACCCTTGAGATCGCTCGCCGAATGGAGCGGCTGGAGCAGCACGTAGACGTCTTCGCTGACGTACTTCAGCACACCCCGGTCGATGAGGCGAAAGCGGCCGACCCCCGGCGGGTAAAGCTTGACGGGCGCGATCGACTGCGGCGCCGCGATCCGCAGGGAGATGACCGGGACGCCGTCGATGTCGGGCGTGATGAGCTGCTTCTTCGACCGGTTCAGCACCTCTACGCGCTGCCCGTAGGTGAGCAGCACCGTGCGGCGGTCGTAGGCGCAGCCCTCGAACGAGATCGAGACGTAGTCGGTCTTGGGGGCGATGAACCCCTCGTAGCCCGTGATCGCGACGATCGCGTCGGCGAGCTCGTGGGTGCCGGCCTCGGCGCCCGGCGCGCCGACGCGGTACTGCGTGCCGTAGGCGCCCGCGCCGTCGGGACAGCGCGAGAAGTCGGCCTCGACCCGCGGAGGCTCCCCGCCGCGGACGGTGATCGTGCCCTCAACGCTGCCCGTGGGGCCGGCGTACGGTGCGAGCCCCGTGGGGTTGGTGACCTTGCGAATTTGCTCGGGCGTGTAGGGGTTGTTGTTCTGTGGCGGCAGCGCGGCCGCCTCGACCGGAGCGACCGACGCCGCGGGCGTTGCGTCGGGCTGGGCAGGCGCGGGCGGGTCCTTGCAGGCGGCGACGCTGGCGGCGAGCGCGAGCGTCACCACCGCCTGACCAGCGCGGCGCACCTCACACGACGACTCACCCACAGTCTTCACCCACCGAAGACCGCCGCGGCCTTGACCGCCACGTCGAGCGAGAGGGTCGGGGAGACGCCGAGGAGCACGACCAGCAGCGCGCTGACGAGCAGCGCGGCGTTGACGTAGCCCGAGCGCATCGGCGTCGCGATCGGGGCGCCGGCCGCCGGCTCGCGCATGTAGAGGAACACCATGACCCGCAGGTAGTAGTATGCGCCGATGACGCTGTTCAGGAAGGCGATGATGGTGAGCCAGGTGAACCCACCCTCCATCGCGGCCCTGAACACGAACCACTTCCCGAAGAAGCCGGCCGTGGGAGGGAAGCCAGCGAGCGAGAGCAGGAAGAGGGAGAACGCGAGCGCCGCCGCTGGGTGTCGGCGCCCGACCCCCGCGAGGTCCTCGTAGCTCACGGCCTCGGCCCCGTGCCGACCGCAGAGGATGAGCGTGCCGAACGCTCCGGCCGTGGAGACGGTGTAGGTGAGGAGGTAGAACATGACGCTCGCGGCGCCTTGGCCGGGGCTCTTCATGGTCGCGACGACGCCGACGAGGAGGTAGCCGGCGTGAGCCACGCTCGAGTACGCGAGCATGCGCTTCACCGACTCCTGCCGGCCCGCGATGAGGTTCGCGACCGTCATGGTCGCCACGGCCATCCAGGCCACCGCCGGCGGCCAGCCGCTCGACCAGGACATGGAGCTCGCGTCGCCAAAGCAGGTGAGCATCACGCGGAGGAGCATGGCGAACGCGCCGCCCTTCACCGCGACCGCCATGTAGGTGGTGCCCGGCGTGGGCGCGCCCTCG is a genomic window of Myxococcales bacterium containing:
- the mnmA gene encoding tRNA 2-thiouridine(34) synthase MnmA, whose protein sequence is MSGGVDSGVAAARLVDEGYDVVGVTLHLWDYPDDPSARGGHGRCCAPEDQYDARRTADALGFPHYTFDRRELFSARVVGPFVKAYLEGQTPSPCTACNRTVKLGELMSIARTLGASRVATGHYARLGASASGAPRIREARDKQKDQSYFLYATPPALVGQLLFPLGESLKPDVRAEAVARDLPGAEKGESQELCFVGQGAGAYGDFVERRAAPGRVRPGPIVDELGRVVGSHAGIHRFTIGQRRGLGVALGHPAFVTRIEPDTGQVVVGGEAGLLTSEVALQDLHLAEGASLPLACRARVRYRHEGAEAWVEPSRGGARVVFSFPVRAAVRGQVAVLYEGDAVVGGGVIVDVAAARATA
- a CDS encoding sigma-70 family RNA polymerase sigma factor, translating into MPTEPRPADSPEVLARLTATLELVEIVARSLKRAAGRADLDELRSAGREGLLAAARAYDPAHGVPFRSFASYRIRGAMLDHMRRISTLSRPAYARLRAFERAQTQAEAQAEEGPAGPATPERADALLAQRLEASAFAMALGFLTASGGDALDDVEDTDPEQGAERAVLLRQIEALVATRPEVEREALRLHYFEDLSLDEVGARLGLHKSWVCRVLARTIEALAKQVREGPS
- a CDS encoding TlpA family protein disulfide reductase codes for the protein MAGPALVPALVGACVRAEPEPRAPVEVEERGTEPVAPFVFDSLDARPVARDALRGKPAVLVFVTTWDIASQAQVGFLVHMAARDGDAVTYALVALHERHERELVEAYARTLKVTFPVALGDADSRVGRGPLGDVHQIPTVLVLDAAGRLVKRHVGLTKSDALRASVELAKRAPAPTGR
- a CDS encoding AMP-binding protein, producing the protein MHSPLVERWLALASSPRPAVIDAAGAVHTYAALGHGARLIASALREDPGGARRSLEGERVGLLVSPGAPFVEALVGVLLAGGTGVVLTPLYPTRERRYFCEDAHVGTLIASPDLAPLAAELAEGRRLLLTREVASDAPSGSVALDPAPSSPDSPALQLYTSGTTGRPKGAVLTHENLATQQTLVGRAWGFSPDDLLLHTLPLHHMHGLAIALLTSLGSGACTRFLPFDAPRVWDAMADATVFMGVPSMYQRLQVAFDAADTETRARWSSAARHLRLATSGSAALPTSLGEFFRARSGSYPLERFGMTEIGVGLTNPLEGERRPGCVGLPLPTVETRVVDEAGADTEVGELLVRGPSVFRGYFERPAETSAAFVPAADGGPPWFRTGDTVTRIVDAGGAPLAFKILGRTSVDILKSGGYKLSALEIEETLREHPRVLDVAVVGLPDEAWGERVVACVLLREGPGAPPAPHELRAFCRERLAPYKVPKDVHVMAALPRNPLGKVVKPDLVRELSVGEKSD
- a CDS encoding NADH-quinone oxidoreductase subunit N; the protein is MLLAFALSPLLVVALGALLLMLAEVFSKVRTGLALGTAVVFFSGTVLSAAVWLYGLDAIPNLDALAPWLIVDRFSLFFDALLCLGGGLAALLAGGYLPEHKMERGEFYSLLLFATFGAMMLAASGDFLTLFLGLETMSIGAYAMTAFRRTSARSAEGALKYFLLGSFAAALLLYGFALLYGATGHTDLAGVGAGVKAGNHAPMVLIALVLVLAALAFKVSAVPFHMWTPDAYEGAPTPGTTYMAVAVKGGAFAMLLRVMLTCFGDASSMSWSSGWPPAVAWMAVATMTVANLIAGRQESVKRMLAYSSVAHAGYLLVGVVATMKSPGQGAASVMFYLLTYTVSTAGAFGTLILCGRHGAEAVSYEDLAGVGRRHPAAALAFSLFLLSLAGFPPTAGFFGKWFVFRAAMEGGFTWLTIIAFLNSVIGAYYYLRVMVFLYMREPAAGAPIATPMRSGYVNAALLVSALLVVLLGVSPTLSLDVAVKAAAVFGG